GGCCGCGGGCGGCGTCGACCGCGACGGGCTCACGGGTACCGAGCAGGCGGGCGACCGCGGGGAACACGGTGGCCGCGGCCGACGGGCGGTCGGCGACCTGGGCGGCGAGGTCCTCGGCGGTCCTCACGGTGCCGGTGCTCACACGACCGCCCCCGTGCGCTCGCGGCCGGACAGGTCGACGGCCCGGTCCGCAGCGCCGTCCGTGCCGGGGGCACCGGCGGCGGGCAGCGCGGCGAGCGCCTCCTCCAGCGAGGCGATCGAGCGGGCCGCCATGTCCGGCCCGGCGTGGGAGTGGCGCGGCAGCTCGACCGCGGCGAGGCCCGTGAACCCGGTCTCGACGAGGGCGGCGAGCGCCGAGCGGAGGTCGAGGGCGCCCTCGCCGAGCGGCAGGTGCTCGTGGACGCCGCGGACCATGTCGTCGACCTGGACGTCGACGAGCAGGTCGCCGGCACGGCGGACGACGTCGGCGACCGGCTCGTCCTCCACGCACACGCAGTGCCCGAGGTCGAGGGTGACGCGCAGCCGCTCGGGCTGCCCGAGGACGCGCCGCAGGTCGAGGACGTCGTCCAGGCGCTCGACGAGGTGGCCGGGCTCGGGCTCCACGGCCAGCGGCACGTCGAGGCGGTCGGCCTCTTCCAGGACCTGCGCGAGGGCGTCGGCGACCTGCCGGCGGGCGGCGTCGGGGTCGAGGCCG
The Aquipuribacter hungaricus DNA segment above includes these coding regions:
- a CDS encoding sugar phosphate isomerase/epimerase family protein, with translation GVADVTATPAPGAGAPGTDSQGAPARPARPVRLGYGTNGLADHRVDDALAMLADLGYDGVALTLDVRHLDPFADDVHAATQAVARRLDRLGLGVVVETGARYLLDPRLKHEPTLVSAQGVERRVDLLQRAVRIAADLGADAVSCWSGVLAPGLDPDAARRQVADALAQVLEEADRLDVPLAVEPEPGHLVERLDDVLDLRRVLGQPERLRVTLDLGHCVCVEDEPVADVVRRAGDLLVDVQVDDMVRGVHEHLPLGEGALDLRSALAALVETGFTGLAAVELPRHSHAGPDMAARSIASLEEALAALPAAGAPGTDGAADRAVDLSGRERTGAVV